A window of Hymenobacter siberiensis genomic DNA:
CACCACCGAACTCCGCCAGCGCCTGCAGGCCGGCGAAACCCCGCACCTCGTCGACGTGCGCGAACCCTGGGAGCACGAAGAAGCGAGCATTCCCACGGCCCAGAACATCCCCCTCGGCTCCCTGCCCGAGAAGCTCGACGACCTCGACGCCTGGAAGG
This region includes:
- a CDS encoding rhodanese-like domain-containing protein; the protein is MADITTTELRQRLQAGETPHLVDVREPWEHEEASIPTAQNIPLGSLPEKLDDLDAWKDEEVIVHCKSGSRSSQAKAYLTQQGFSNVRNLLGGFTEYSAG